The Urbifossiella limnaea genome has a window encoding:
- a CDS encoding glycerate kinase type-2 family protein yields the protein MRDDALAIWSAAVRAADPERLVRESLAREPLPPGQRLLILGAGKAGAAMLAGLGDYLDAATGIVNVPAGQEGMRGSVRLHAARPAGVNEPTAAGVAGAEEMLKLLADAGPDDVAVCLLSGGGSALLPAPAAGVTLDDKLAVTRLLHRSGATIDEMNCVRKHLSRVKGGRLAAAFRGKLLLTLIVSDVVGDPLDVIASGPTAPDPTTFADAVAVLARYGLTKHVPPAVNQLLARGTSETLKVLPPHVVNRVIGSNRVALDAAAAEAERRGYRVLDLGAFVEGETAAVAAAVAGVVRSIRRDAKPIASPACVLIGGETTVTLGDHPGKGGRNQEFVLALMLKLAATPEGMAGVTVLSGGTDGEDGPTDAAGAVADAGTLERGRDAAEHLRRHDAYPYFAATGDLLKPGLTGTNVMDVRVVLVT from the coding sequence GTGCGCGACGACGCGCTGGCAATCTGGTCGGCGGCTGTCCGCGCCGCCGACCCCGAGCGGCTCGTGCGGGAATCGCTGGCGCGCGAACCGCTCCCGCCAGGCCAGCGGCTCCTCATCCTCGGCGCCGGCAAGGCCGGGGCCGCGATGCTCGCCGGCCTCGGCGACTACCTCGACGCCGCAACCGGCATCGTCAACGTCCCTGCCGGCCAGGAGGGGATGCGGGGTAGCGTTCGATTGCACGCCGCTCGCCCGGCGGGCGTGAACGAGCCGACCGCGGCGGGTGTAGCCGGTGCCGAGGAGATGCTGAAACTCCTCGCCGACGCCGGTCCCGATGACGTGGCCGTGTGCCTGCTGTCGGGCGGCGGGTCGGCGCTGTTGCCGGCGCCGGCAGCCGGTGTCACACTCGACGACAAGCTCGCCGTTACCCGGTTGCTCCACCGGAGCGGGGCGACGATCGACGAGATGAACTGCGTCCGCAAGCACCTGTCGCGGGTGAAGGGCGGACGCCTCGCGGCCGCGTTCCGCGGCAAGCTCCTTCTCACGCTGATCGTATCGGACGTGGTCGGCGACCCGCTCGACGTGATCGCCTCCGGCCCGACCGCACCCGACCCCACCACCTTCGCCGACGCCGTTGCCGTGCTGGCGCGGTACGGCCTGACCAAGCACGTGCCGCCGGCGGTGAACCAACTGCTCGCCCGCGGCACGTCCGAGACACTGAAAGTGCTGCCGCCGCACGTTGTGAACCGCGTCATCGGCAGCAACCGCGTCGCGCTCGACGCCGCGGCCGCAGAGGCCGAGCGGCGTGGCTACCGCGTCCTCGACCTCGGGGCATTCGTCGAAGGCGAGACGGCCGCGGTGGCTGCGGCCGTCGCCGGCGTGGTTCGCAGCATCCGCCGCGACGCGAAGCCGATCGCCTCTCCGGCGTGCGTCCTGATCGGCGGCGAGACGACGGTGACCCTCGGCGACCATCCTGGGAAGGGCGGCAGGAACCAGGAGTTCGTTCTCGCTCTGATGCTAAAGCTCGCCGCGACGCCCGAGGGGATGGCAGGCGTGACCGTGCTCAGCGGCGGCACCGACGGAGAAGACGGCCCCACCGACGCCGCCGGGGCGGTGGCCGACGCCGGCACCCTGGAGCGCGGCCGAGACGCCGCCGAGCACCTTCGACGACACGACGCCTACCCTTACTTCGCCGCAACGGGCGACCTGCTGAAGCCCGGCCTGACGGGCACCAACGTCATGGACGTGCGGGTCGTGCTGGTGACATAA
- a CDS encoding ThuA domain-containing protein — translation MTRPLVAAALGLVAAALVSLSASAQPPDQLAKVEAALPDKAPATPKAPRNILIYSRTAGFRHSSIAIGTRAIILMGDKTKAYTAFATEDESFFEPEKLAKFDAVFMLNTTGNCLRPKSGDKATQDAREEALKKSLEAFVASGKGLIGVHSATDTYGGWKAYNKMMGGAFDGHPWNAGGKVGVKNLDPTHPINASFNGGGFDITDEIYQFRADTAVQGERRYLLALDGEKTNLKIGKRADGFYPISWVTTYDKGRNFYCSLGHNEAIFWNPAVLRHYLAGIQYALGDLEVDATPTAAKK, via the coding sequence ATGACCCGCCCGCTCGTCGCCGCGGCACTCGGACTCGTCGCCGCCGCCCTCGTCAGCCTCTCCGCGTCCGCCCAGCCGCCGGACCAGCTCGCCAAGGTCGAGGCGGCACTGCCCGACAAGGCGCCCGCCACCCCGAAGGCGCCGCGGAACATCCTGATCTACAGTCGCACCGCCGGGTTCCGACACAGCTCCATCGCGATCGGCACGCGTGCCATCATCCTGATGGGCGACAAGACGAAGGCGTACACCGCGTTCGCCACCGAGGACGAGTCGTTCTTCGAGCCGGAGAAGCTGGCGAAGTTCGACGCCGTGTTCATGCTCAACACCACCGGCAACTGCCTCCGCCCGAAGAGCGGCGACAAGGCCACGCAGGACGCCCGCGAGGAGGCGCTCAAGAAGAGCCTGGAGGCGTTCGTGGCGTCCGGGAAGGGGTTGATCGGCGTCCACTCGGCGACCGACACCTACGGCGGGTGGAAGGCTTACAACAAGATGATGGGCGGGGCGTTCGACGGCCACCCGTGGAACGCAGGCGGTAAGGTCGGCGTCAAGAACCTCGACCCGACGCACCCGATCAACGCCTCGTTCAACGGCGGCGGGTTCGACATCACCGACGAGATTTACCAGTTCCGCGCCGACACCGCCGTGCAGGGCGAGCGCCGCTACCTGCTGGCGCTCGACGGGGAGAAGACGAACCTGAAGATCGGCAAGCGGGCGGACGGGTTCTACCCCATCAGCTGGGTGACGACCTACGACAAGGGGCGCAACTTCTACTGCTCCCTCGGCCACAACGAGGCGATCTTCTGGAATCCCGCGGTGCTGCGGCACTACCTGGCCGGCATCCAGTACGCCCTGGGCGACCTGGAGGTCGACGCCACGCCGACGGCCGCCAAGAAGTGA
- a CDS encoding 3-keto-disaccharide hydrolase, translated as MRALATCTLFAVAAFALAQDIPPPRLVKKEPVKYRAGDMKRPRPPVVEPPGWGSDDAPGKPPADATVLFDGTNLAAWFKSGKKAGDPDAVPHWKVESGYAEVTRGGGITTKAKFGDAQLHIEWATPKEVKGNGQGRGNSGVHLGGFGEIQVLDSFGNDTYPDGQAAALYNRFPPLVNASRRPGAWQTYDIITRLARKDDAGKVTKPALITVLHNGVLVHHAVEFGGNANEFQLHLSDHSNPVRYRNVWVRKLKDYDEDGTPPPEPKKP; from the coding sequence ATGCGCGCCCTCGCAACCTGCACCCTGTTCGCGGTGGCGGCGTTTGCACTCGCCCAGGACATCCCGCCGCCGCGGCTCGTGAAGAAAGAACCGGTGAAGTACCGGGCCGGCGACATGAAGCGGCCCCGGCCCCCGGTCGTGGAGCCGCCGGGCTGGGGGAGCGACGACGCGCCCGGGAAGCCGCCGGCGGATGCAACCGTGCTGTTCGACGGCACCAACCTTGCGGCGTGGTTCAAGTCGGGGAAGAAGGCCGGCGACCCGGACGCGGTGCCGCACTGGAAGGTCGAGAGCGGGTACGCCGAGGTAACCCGCGGCGGCGGCATCACCACGAAAGCGAAGTTCGGTGACGCCCAACTCCACATCGAGTGGGCGACGCCGAAGGAGGTGAAGGGCAACGGCCAGGGCCGCGGCAACAGCGGCGTCCACCTCGGCGGCTTCGGCGAGATTCAGGTGCTCGACTCGTTCGGGAACGACACGTACCCCGACGGTCAGGCCGCGGCGTTGTACAACCGCTTCCCGCCGCTGGTGAACGCAAGTCGCCGCCCCGGCGCGTGGCAGACTTACGACATCATCACCCGCCTGGCGCGGAAGGACGACGCCGGAAAGGTGACGAAGCCGGCACTGATCACGGTGCTGCACAACGGCGTACTGGTTCACCACGCCGTCGAGTTCGGCGGGAACGCCAACGAGTTCCAGTTGCACCTCTCGGACCACAGCAACCCGGTGCGGTACCGCAACGTGTGGGTGCGGAAGTTGAAGGACTACGACGAAGACGGCACCCCGCCGCCGGAGCCGAAGAAGCCGTGA
- a CDS encoding Gfo/Idh/MocA family protein, protein MPTPRPTRRAALAAGFAAPFVFRHFAQARPSETVLHASFGADGMAWSDIQSLAASPHLKLVAVCEVDEARLANVKRRFPDVRVYTDYRQLLERERDLHSVNVSTPDHMHAPIAMTAMQRGLHVYGQKPLTQTIHEARRLTEVAAEKRLITQMGIQIHSHPVHKQVVALVHAGAIGKVKEVHSWSGKSWGDTAAKPDRKDDIPKGLDWDKWLGVAADRPFIGNGYYHPGNWRKRLDFGTGTFGDMGCHILDPVFGALGVGNPLTIRSELPGPNAYNWSLDVKVRYVFPGTRHTTERVALTWYNGNARPPADVAALIGDRKLNDQGSIYIGEAGVMYSPYIGPPVLLPADKFRDYRMPATTGDDHYRQFVEAVRGNGTTSAPFSYSGPLTEMVLLGCLATRFPQADLTWDTKALRVTNNDAANRFVRREYRRGWDVPGM, encoded by the coding sequence ATGCCGACGCCCCGTCCCACCCGCCGCGCCGCGCTCGCGGCCGGGTTCGCCGCGCCGTTCGTGTTCCGCCACTTCGCCCAGGCCCGGCCGAGCGAGACCGTCCTGCACGCCAGCTTCGGCGCCGACGGCATGGCATGGTCCGATATCCAGTCGCTCGCCGCCAGCCCGCACCTCAAGCTCGTTGCCGTGTGTGAGGTGGACGAGGCCCGGCTGGCGAACGTGAAGCGCCGCTTCCCCGACGTCCGCGTCTACACCGACTACCGGCAGTTGCTGGAGCGCGAGCGCGACCTGCACTCGGTGAACGTCTCGACGCCGGACCACATGCACGCCCCGATCGCCATGACGGCGATGCAGCGCGGCCTGCACGTCTACGGCCAGAAGCCGCTGACGCAGACGATCCACGAGGCCCGCCGGCTGACCGAGGTCGCGGCCGAGAAACGGCTCATCACGCAAATGGGGATTCAGATCCACTCGCACCCGGTCCACAAGCAGGTGGTGGCGCTCGTCCACGCCGGCGCGATCGGGAAGGTGAAGGAGGTTCACTCCTGGAGCGGCAAGTCGTGGGGCGACACGGCCGCGAAGCCGGACCGCAAGGACGACATCCCGAAGGGGCTCGACTGGGACAAGTGGCTCGGCGTGGCGGCGGACCGGCCGTTCATCGGCAACGGCTACTACCACCCGGGCAACTGGCGGAAGCGGCTCGACTTCGGCACAGGTACATTCGGCGACATGGGTTGCCACATCCTCGACCCGGTGTTCGGCGCCCTCGGCGTCGGCAACCCGCTGACGATCCGCTCCGAGCTGCCGGGGCCGAACGCGTACAACTGGTCGCTGGACGTGAAGGTGCGCTACGTGTTCCCCGGCACCCGGCACACGACCGAGCGGGTGGCGCTGACGTGGTACAACGGAAACGCCCGTCCGCCGGCCGACGTGGCCGCGCTGATCGGCGACCGCAAGCTGAACGACCAGGGTTCCATCTACATCGGCGAGGCGGGCGTGATGTACTCGCCGTACATCGGGCCGCCGGTGCTTCTACCGGCCGACAAGTTCCGCGACTACCGAATGCCTGCGACGACCGGAGACGACCACTACCGCCAGTTCGTCGAGGCCGTGCGCGGCAACGGCACGACGAGCGCGCCCTTCAGCTACTCCGGCCCGCTGACGGAGATGGTGCTGCTGGGCTGCCTGGCGACGCGCTTCCCGCAGGCGGACCTGACGTGGGACACGAAGGCGCTGCGGGTGACGAACAACGACGCGGCGAACCGGTTCGTGCGGCGTGAGTACCGCCGCGGGTGGGACGTGCCCGGCATGTAA
- a CDS encoding TolB-like translocation protein gives MTPLVLALTFAPGQPPAADWQMAESPYLKNIKQVTSNFVRAGEGYFSPDGKQVIYQAEESDAGNPFYQIFVQDLATGNRRRISPGVGRTTCAYFRPDGKRVIFASSHEDPDAKKHQIAEFVQREQDKKNNVRRRYAWDFDPFMKIYEANPDGTDLKCLTPDSKVYTAEGSYSADGKKLVYSAGTAGNVQLFTMNADGTGAKQLTNVANCYNGGPFFSPDATKVVFRADRKEKDRLQLFVINADGTGEKALTSDDKWVYWAPYWYKDGKHIIYTAADHSNELARPNYDLYWMNVETGKTTRITHAPGQDVLPVFSPDYTKVMWTTSRDGRSPTQLYIADFTPPKE, from the coding sequence ATGACGCCTTTGGTTCTGGCACTGACGTTCGCCCCCGGCCAGCCGCCGGCCGCGGACTGGCAGATGGCCGAGTCGCCGTACCTGAAGAACATCAAGCAGGTGACGAGCAACTTCGTCCGCGCCGGCGAGGGGTACTTCTCGCCGGACGGCAAGCAGGTCATCTACCAGGCCGAGGAGAGCGACGCAGGGAACCCGTTTTACCAGATTTTCGTGCAGGACCTGGCGACGGGGAACCGCCGCCGCATCAGCCCCGGCGTGGGCCGCACCACGTGCGCCTACTTCCGCCCGGACGGGAAGCGGGTCATCTTCGCCAGCAGCCACGAAGACCCGGACGCGAAGAAGCACCAGATCGCCGAGTTCGTGCAGCGCGAGCAGGACAAGAAGAACAACGTCCGCCGACGATACGCCTGGGACTTCGACCCGTTCATGAAGATTTACGAGGCCAACCCGGACGGTACCGACCTGAAGTGCCTGACGCCAGACTCGAAAGTATACACCGCCGAAGGGAGCTACTCGGCCGACGGCAAGAAGCTCGTCTACAGCGCCGGCACAGCGGGGAACGTGCAGCTGTTCACGATGAACGCCGACGGCACGGGCGCGAAACAACTGACGAACGTTGCGAACTGTTACAACGGCGGCCCGTTCTTCAGCCCGGACGCCACGAAGGTGGTGTTTCGCGCCGACCGCAAGGAAAAGGACCGGCTCCAGCTGTTCGTCATCAACGCCGACGGCACCGGCGAAAAGGCGTTGACCAGTGACGACAAGTGGGTGTACTGGGCGCCGTACTGGTACAAGGACGGCAAGCACATCATTTACACGGCGGCCGACCACTCGAACGAACTCGCGCGGCCGAACTACGACCTGTACTGGATGAACGTCGAGACGGGGAAGACGACCCGCATCACGCACGCCCCGGGGCAGGACGTGCTGCCGGTGTTCAGCCCGGACTACACGAAAGTGATGTGGACCACCAGCCGCGACGGCCGTAGCCCGACACAGCTTTACATCGCGGACTTCACGCCGCCGAAAGAGTGA
- a CDS encoding HNH endonuclease has product MPPPKPPEPCRLCGRPFPPDRLTKHHCKPKAKGGTTKDVELVCSQCHGMVHATFTNTTLAVLYPTIDQLRTAPELGPFRTWVRKQPPSRRKRNKERRRKV; this is encoded by the coding sequence ATGCCGCCGCCGAAGCCTCCGGAGCCGTGCCGCCTGTGCGGCCGCCCGTTCCCGCCGGACCGGCTGACGAAGCACCACTGCAAACCGAAGGCGAAGGGCGGCACGACCAAGGACGTGGAGCTGGTCTGCTCGCAGTGCCATGGCATGGTTCACGCCACGTTCACGAACACGACGCTCGCGGTGCTGTACCCGACGATCGACCAGCTGCGGACGGCGCCGGAGCTGGGGCCGTTCCGGACGTGGGTGCGGAAGCAGCCGCCGTCGCGGAGGAAGCGGAACAAGGAGCGGCGCCGGAAGGTGTGA
- a CDS encoding DUF4013 domain-containing protein, translating into MQYQLAFGFFIGQKPNGWTNLLLATVCLFIPVVGPLVLLGYQAEMAERLVRDPDLRRYPDFSFDRFVELLTRGLWPFLLSLIAALVFIPVLIAAVFAAVAVGAAANSPGVGAALAVAVYFFGIIGVNAIMIPVQFYAEMANRFDLGGAVRFTLSFMKLVGGRAVVALLVLMLLTVPLLFLGMLACFVGVYPASIVGMMAGQHLMVQLYLDYLDRGGEEIVKTPTDAERRRRRRREEDEEDELYDDER; encoded by the coding sequence GTGCAGTACCAGCTCGCGTTCGGATTCTTCATCGGCCAGAAGCCGAACGGCTGGACGAATCTCCTCCTCGCCACCGTCTGCCTGTTCATCCCCGTCGTCGGCCCGCTCGTGCTCCTCGGCTACCAGGCCGAGATGGCCGAGCGCCTCGTCCGCGACCCCGACCTGCGGCGCTACCCCGACTTCTCGTTCGACCGGTTCGTCGAGCTCCTCACCCGCGGGTTGTGGCCGTTCCTTCTCAGCCTCATCGCGGCCCTCGTCTTCATTCCGGTGCTGATTGCCGCCGTGTTCGCGGCCGTCGCGGTCGGCGCCGCCGCGAACTCGCCGGGTGTCGGGGCCGCCCTCGCGGTGGCCGTGTACTTCTTCGGCATCATCGGCGTGAACGCGATCATGATCCCGGTCCAGTTCTACGCCGAGATGGCGAACCGCTTCGACCTCGGCGGGGCGGTCCGATTCACGCTGTCGTTCATGAAGCTGGTCGGTGGCCGAGCGGTCGTCGCCCTCCTGGTGCTGATGCTGCTGACGGTGCCACTGCTTTTCCTTGGCATGCTGGCGTGCTTCGTCGGCGTCTACCCGGCGAGCATCGTCGGCATGATGGCGGGGCAGCACCTGATGGTGCAGCTGTACCTCGACTACCTGGACCGCGGCGGCGAAGAGATCGTGAAGACGCCGACGGATGCCGAACGCCGGCGGCGCCGCCGGCGTGAGGAAGACGAAGAGGACGAACTGTACGACGACGAGCGGTGA
- a CDS encoding HEAT repeat domain-containing protein produces MLRVLPIAGVVGTCVALTGCASTLDTVTSRTFRSSPFDTTVKMVRPEDPLVVLRANPPRSGDDRAKAMLRLQEPLTNGGSQADQDEMIDTLARAATSDPSPVLRLSAIEALARFQDQRAAGVLMLAYQNAHGRSEDATVPTARVPGARPPLAVPTGFAPDTVTTIRCRVVESLGRGGRPETIAFLASIAGSSAPGQGPEGSEDRDVRLAAVRGLGQCRHPEAVTALAQVMTAEHGKDAAVVGRAHDGLVNLTGQRIPADPARWNQVVQAGATVVPEPNVVDRAVNWVLGPP; encoded by the coding sequence GTGCTCCGGGTACTGCCGATCGCCGGCGTCGTGGGAACGTGCGTCGCCCTCACCGGCTGCGCGTCCACCCTCGACACCGTCACCAGCCGCACGTTCCGCTCCTCCCCGTTCGACACCACCGTAAAGATGGTGCGGCCGGAAGACCCGCTCGTCGTGCTGCGGGCGAACCCGCCGCGGTCCGGCGACGACCGGGCGAAGGCGATGCTGCGGCTACAAGAGCCGCTGACCAACGGCGGCAGCCAGGCCGACCAGGACGAGATGATCGACACCCTTGCCCGCGCCGCGACCAGCGACCCGAGCCCCGTACTGAGGCTGTCGGCGATCGAGGCGCTCGCCCGCTTCCAGGACCAGCGCGCCGCCGGCGTGCTGATGCTCGCGTACCAGAACGCCCACGGCCGCAGCGAGGACGCGACCGTGCCGACGGCGCGCGTCCCCGGCGCGCGGCCGCCGCTGGCGGTGCCGACCGGGTTCGCCCCCGACACGGTCACGACGATCCGCTGCCGCGTCGTCGAGTCGCTCGGCCGCGGCGGGCGGCCGGAGACGATCGCGTTCCTGGCGTCGATCGCCGGCAGCAGCGCGCCCGGGCAGGGGCCCGAAGGCTCCGAAGACCGCGACGTACGACTCGCGGCCGTTCGCGGTCTCGGCCAGTGCCGGCACCCCGAGGCGGTGACGGCGCTGGCCCAGGTGATGACCGCCGAGCACGGCAAGGACGCGGCCGTGGTCGGTCGGGCGCACGACGGCCTCGTCAACCTGACGGGCCAGCGAATCCCCGCCGACCCGGCCCGGTGGAATCAGGTGGTGCAGGCCGGGGCGACCGTGGTGCCGGAGCCGAACGTCGTGGACCGCGCCGTGAACTGGGTGCTCGGCCCGCCGTGA
- a CDS encoding tyrosine-type recombinase/integrase produces the protein MNRNPFPTYVLHKQSGRGRVIWYDAAGNRQQRLLPGLFNSPESRTAFVRFQLELEVSPTAAVATREGLTVAEVLAAFLEHAKQHYRHPDGTPTSEVSVLKGVIRAVRELHAETPAAEFGPLALKTARQLWVNEGLARTGCNRRVRIVRRIFKWAVSEELIPPAVYQRLAAVAALQRGRTAAPDLDPVRPVEENVVDATLPYLNRFVRGLVEFQRLTGCRPGEACRVRRTDIDTGGEVWLYTPRRHKNSHRGKSRVVAIGPKAQALLREFFVPNLDAPLFSPMRATEEVRAARAAARKTPRWPSHLARNAAKRVKLPKRTPKDAYDATSYARAVRKAAIKAGVPHWHPNQLRHSYATKARKMFSLEHAGAALGHSKMSVTEVYAERDGALAATVAAKIG, from the coding sequence GTGAACCGTAATCCCTTCCCGACGTACGTCCTTCACAAGCAGTCCGGCCGCGGCCGCGTCATCTGGTACGACGCCGCCGGCAACCGGCAGCAGAGACTCCTTCCCGGGCTGTTCAACTCGCCTGAATCTCGGACCGCGTTCGTCCGCTTCCAGCTCGAACTGGAAGTCTCTCCGACCGCTGCCGTGGCGACCCGCGAGGGCCTCACCGTCGCGGAAGTGTTGGCCGCCTTCCTCGAACATGCCAAGCAGCACTACCGCCACCCGGACGGCACGCCGACCAGTGAAGTGAGCGTGCTCAAGGGCGTGATCCGGGCGGTGCGCGAGCTGCACGCCGAAACCCCCGCTGCCGAGTTCGGGCCGCTGGCGCTAAAGACCGCTCGGCAGCTGTGGGTCAACGAGGGGCTCGCCCGCACAGGCTGCAACCGCCGGGTGCGAATCGTCCGCCGCATCTTCAAGTGGGCGGTCTCCGAGGAACTGATCCCGCCCGCCGTCTACCAGAGGCTCGCCGCCGTCGCCGCGCTCCAGCGCGGGCGAACCGCGGCGCCCGACCTCGACCCTGTCCGGCCGGTCGAGGAGAACGTCGTCGATGCGACGCTCCCGTACCTCAACCGATTCGTTCGCGGGCTCGTCGAGTTCCAGCGGTTGACGGGTTGTCGGCCGGGCGAGGCCTGCCGGGTCCGCCGGACCGACATCGACACGGGGGGCGAGGTGTGGCTGTATACGCCGCGGCGCCACAAGAATTCCCACCGCGGCAAGTCCCGAGTTGTAGCCATCGGGCCGAAGGCGCAGGCGCTTCTGCGGGAATTCTTCGTCCCCAATCTCGACGCCCCGCTGTTCAGCCCGATGCGGGCCACTGAGGAGGTGCGGGCCGCTCGGGCCGCCGCCCGGAAGACGCCCCGCTGGCCGTCGCACCTGGCCCGCAACGCGGCCAAGCGGGTTAAGCTCCCGAAGCGTACTCCGAAGGACGCGTACGACGCGACGAGTTACGCACGGGCCGTCAGAAAGGCCGCGATCAAGGCCGGCGTGCCCCACTGGCACCCGAACCAGTTACGGCACAGCTACGCCACCAAGGCCCGGAAGATGTTTTCGCTGGAGCACGCCGGAGCTGCCCTCGGGCACTCGAAGATGAGCGTCACCGAGGTCTACGCCGAGCGGGACGGGGCACTCGCCGCGACGGTTGCCGCGAAGATCGGGTAA
- a CDS encoding DUF2147 domain-containing protein, with the protein MKHLALGLMAAGLVVMTGTTQAQDQAADPTGTWTWTVERKGEKRDVTLKLANAGGKLTGTVSTGKDGESKIEDGTFKDGEVRFSVTRERGGEKFTSKYSGKLSADSIKGSYETTVGGKEQKKDWEAKRAK; encoded by the coding sequence GTGAAGCATCTCGCACTCGGACTCATGGCGGCCGGCCTGGTCGTCATGACCGGCACCACCCAGGCCCAGGACCAGGCGGCCGACCCGACCGGCACGTGGACATGGACGGTCGAGCGGAAGGGGGAGAAGCGGGACGTCACCCTCAAGCTGGCGAACGCGGGCGGGAAGCTGACCGGGACGGTGTCCACCGGCAAGGACGGCGAGTCCAAGATCGAGGACGGGACCTTCAAGGACGGCGAGGTGCGGTTCAGCGTCACCCGCGAGCGCGGCGGCGAGAAGTTCACGAGCAAGTACAGCGGCAAGCTGAGCGCGGACTCCATCAAGGGGTCCTACGAGACGACGGTCGGGGGTAAGGAGCAGAAGAAGGATTGGGAAGCGAAGAGGGCGAAGTAA
- a CDS encoding LLM class flavin-dependent oxidoreductase produces the protein MKVMSDIPFSVLDLSPVCQGGTAAESFRDTLHLARHAERLGFHRYWLAEHHSLPGIASAATAVVIAHVAGGTSTIRVGSGGIMLPNHAPLVIAEQFGTLESLFPGRIDLGLGRAPGGSMPTARALRRGLGSSGDTFPHDVQELMAYFRAGGPGNGVHAVPGEGLDVPVWLLGSSDFSALLAAELGLPFAFASHFAPDLLHEALALYRRHFEPSARLDKPHVMVAANVFAADTDAAALRLFTSAQQQFLNLVRGTPGLLPPPVESMERVWLPHERQHVERMTRCSAVGSPETVSQWLERFAEETQADEMILAGQIYDHAARLRSFEIAADVHAGLGREAAGV, from the coding sequence ATGAAAGTAATGTCCGACATCCCGTTCTCGGTCCTCGACCTGTCGCCCGTCTGCCAAGGTGGAACGGCGGCCGAGTCGTTCCGCGACACCCTCCACCTCGCCCGGCACGCCGAGCGGCTGGGGTTCCACCGGTACTGGCTGGCCGAGCACCACAGCCTGCCGGGCATCGCCAGTGCCGCGACGGCCGTGGTCATCGCCCATGTCGCCGGCGGCACGTCCACGATCCGCGTCGGGTCCGGCGGGATCATGCTCCCGAACCACGCCCCGCTGGTGATCGCCGAGCAGTTCGGCACGCTGGAGTCGCTGTTCCCGGGCCGGATCGACCTCGGGCTCGGCCGCGCCCCCGGCGGGAGCATGCCGACGGCCCGCGCGCTGCGGCGGGGCCTCGGGAGCAGCGGCGACACGTTCCCGCACGACGTGCAGGAGTTGATGGCGTACTTCCGCGCCGGCGGGCCGGGGAACGGGGTCCACGCCGTCCCGGGCGAGGGCCTGGACGTGCCCGTCTGGCTCCTCGGGTCGAGCGACTTCTCGGCCCTACTCGCGGCCGAGCTGGGCCTGCCGTTCGCGTTCGCGTCGCACTTCGCCCCGGACCTCCTGCACGAGGCCCTCGCGCTGTACCGCCGGCACTTCGAGCCGTCGGCGCGCCTGGACAAGCCCCACGTGATGGTCGCGGCGAACGTGTTCGCGGCCGACACGGACGCCGCCGCCCTGCGGCTGTTCACCTCGGCGCAGCAGCAGTTCCTGAACCTGGTCCGCGGCACCCCGGGGCTGCTACCGCCGCCGGTCGAGTCGATGGAACGGGTATGGCTCCCGCATGAGCGGCAGCACGTCGAGCGGATGACCCGGTGCTCGGCCGTCGGGTCGCCCGAGACCGTGAGCCAGTGGCTGGAGCGGTTCGCGGAGGAGACACAGGCGGACGAGATGATCCTGGCCGGGCAGATCTACGACCACGCCGCCCGCCTCCGGTCGTTCGAGATCGCGGCTGACGTTCATGCCGGCCTCGGTCGGGAAGCGGCCGGCGTTTGA
- the xth gene encoding exodeoxyribonuclease III, translating to MKIATYNVNSVNARLPVLLRWLAETRPDVACLQELKAVQEKFPTEAIREAGYHAIWHGQKAWNGVAILARAGEPAETGRGLPGDPDDFHSRYLEGTVGGVGVGCLYLPNGNPAPGPKFDYKLRWMDRFAARAAELVASPDPVVLAGDYNVIPEELDVYDPAGWEADALFRPETCEAYRRLLAQGWTDALRHLNPGERVFTFWDYTAGAWRRNAGLRIDHLLLNPAAAGRLVAAGVDRHVRGWEKTSDHAPTWVELRDV from the coding sequence ATGAAGATCGCCACCTACAACGTGAATAGCGTGAACGCCCGGCTGCCGGTGCTGCTCCGGTGGCTCGCCGAGACGCGGCCCGACGTGGCGTGCCTGCAAGAGTTGAAGGCCGTGCAGGAGAAGTTCCCCACCGAGGCCATTCGGGAGGCGGGGTATCACGCCATCTGGCACGGGCAGAAGGCGTGGAACGGCGTCGCCATCCTGGCGCGGGCGGGCGAGCCGGCCGAGACGGGGCGCGGCCTTCCCGGCGACCCGGACGACTTTCACAGCCGGTATCTCGAAGGCACGGTCGGCGGCGTGGGGGTCGGCTGCCTCTACCTGCCGAACGGGAACCCGGCACCGGGGCCGAAGTTCGACTACAAGCTCCGCTGGATGGACCGGTTCGCGGCGCGGGCGGCGGAACTGGTGGCCTCGCCCGACCCGGTGGTCCTCGCGGGCGACTACAACGTGATCCCCGAGGAACTCGACGTGTACGACCCGGCGGGCTGGGAGGCCGACGCGCTGTTCCGCCCGGAGACTTGCGAGGCGTACCGCCGGCTGCTCGCCCAGGGGTGGACGGACGCGCTGCGTCACCTGAACCCCGGCGAGCGGGTGTTCACCTTCTGGGACTACACGGCCGGGGCGTGGCGGCGGAACGCCGGGCTGCGGATCGACCACCTGCTGCTGAACCCGGCCGCCGCGGGCCGGCTCGTCGCGGCGGGCGTGGACCGGCACGTCCGCGGGTGGGAGAAGACCAGCGACCACGCCCCGACGTGGGTCGAGTTGCGGGACGTGTAG